The following coding sequences lie in one Pseudarthrobacter phenanthrenivorans Sphe3 genomic window:
- the leuA gene encoding 2-isopropylmalate synthase, translated as MRNAQKPSGMPAHRYIPFQDQIKVELPDRTWPDKIITKAPRWCAVDLRDGNQALIDPMSPARKMKMFDLLVRMGYKEIEVGFPSASQTDFDFVRQLIEGNHIPDDVTIQVLTQAREHLIERTYESLVGAKQAIVHLYNSTSVLQRRVVFNQDEDGILDIALQGARLCRKYEETLVDTHVTYEYSPESFTGTELEYAVRVCNAVADVFEASADRQVIINLPATVEMATPNIYADSIEWMSRHLHPREGIILSLHPHNDRGTGVAAAELGYMAGADRIEGCLFGNGERTGNVDLVTLGLNLFVQGIDPMIDFSNIDDVRRTVEYCNQLPVPERSPYGGDLVFTAFSGSHQDAIKKGFEALERDAAAAGKPVEDFTWQVPYLPVDPKDLGRSYEAVIRVNSQSGKGGVAYLLKNEHSLDLPRRAQIEFSGVIQKRTDTVGGEVSGAQLWQVFQDEYLPSGKTDGQWGRYSLGAVKTETDGDGGMTLHASLTVDGLQVQRTGTGNGPIAALLSILREDGVDVRVLDYSEHALSEGGNAMAAAYVECAVGERVLWGVGIDANTSMSSLKAVISAVNRAIRDAQA; from the coding sequence ATGCGAAACGCACAGAAGCCCTCTGGAATGCCTGCCCACCGCTACATCCCGTTCCAGGACCAGATCAAGGTTGAACTGCCGGACCGTACCTGGCCGGACAAGATCATCACCAAGGCCCCGCGCTGGTGTGCGGTGGACCTGCGCGACGGCAACCAGGCACTGATCGACCCCATGAGCCCGGCCCGCAAGATGAAGATGTTCGACCTGCTGGTCCGCATGGGCTACAAGGAAATCGAGGTGGGCTTTCCCTCCGCGTCGCAGACGGACTTCGACTTCGTCCGCCAGCTGATCGAGGGCAACCACATCCCGGACGATGTCACCATCCAGGTCCTGACCCAGGCCCGCGAGCACCTGATCGAGCGGACCTACGAGTCCCTGGTGGGCGCCAAGCAGGCCATCGTGCACCTCTACAACTCCACCTCGGTGCTCCAGCGCCGCGTGGTCTTCAACCAGGACGAGGACGGAATCCTGGACATCGCACTGCAGGGTGCGCGGCTGTGCAGGAAATACGAGGAAACCCTCGTAGACACGCACGTGACCTACGAATACTCCCCGGAATCCTTTACCGGCACTGAACTGGAATACGCCGTGCGCGTCTGCAACGCCGTCGCCGATGTCTTCGAGGCCTCCGCGGACCGCCAGGTCATCATCAACCTGCCGGCCACCGTGGAAATGGCCACCCCCAACATCTATGCGGATTCGATCGAGTGGATGAGCCGGCACCTGCACCCGCGGGAGGGCATCATCCTGTCACTGCACCCGCACAACGACCGCGGCACCGGCGTGGCTGCAGCTGAACTGGGCTATATGGCCGGAGCCGACCGGATCGAAGGCTGCCTGTTCGGAAACGGCGAGCGGACCGGCAACGTGGACCTGGTCACCCTGGGCCTGAACCTGTTCGTGCAGGGCATCGACCCCATGATCGATTTCTCCAACATTGATGACGTCCGCCGCACGGTTGAGTACTGCAACCAGCTGCCCGTCCCGGAACGTTCCCCCTACGGCGGGGACCTGGTTTTCACGGCATTCTCCGGCTCCCACCAGGACGCCATCAAAAAGGGCTTCGAAGCGTTGGAGCGGGATGCTGCCGCCGCGGGCAAGCCTGTGGAGGACTTCACCTGGCAGGTGCCGTACCTGCCGGTGGATCCCAAGGACCTGGGCCGCAGCTACGAGGCCGTCATCCGGGTCAACTCCCAGTCGGGCAAGGGTGGCGTGGCATACCTGCTCAAGAACGAGCACAGCCTGGACCTGCCGCGCCGCGCCCAGATCGAATTCTCCGGCGTGATCCAGAAGCGCACGGATACCGTGGGCGGCGAAGTCAGCGGCGCCCAGCTGTGGCAGGTGTTCCAGGACGAATACCTGCCGTCCGGCAAGACCGACGGCCAGTGGGGCCGCTACTCCCTGGGTGCCGTCAAAACTGAGACTGATGGCGACGGCGGCATGACGCTTCACGCCTCACTCACCGTGGATGGGCTGCAGGTCCAGCGGACAGGAACGGGCAATGGTCCCATCGCCGCCCTGCTGAGCATCCTGCGGGAGGACGGCGTGGACGTCCGTGTCCTGGATTACAGCGAGCACGCCCTGTCCGAGGGCGGCAACGCCATGGCAGCGGCTTATGTTGAGTGTGCGGTGGGGGAGCGGGTCCTGTGGGGCGTCGGGATCGATGCCAACACCAGCATGTCCTCGCTGAAGGCGGTTATTTCCGCCGTCAACCGCGCCATCAGGGACGCCCAGGCCTGA